In Panacibacter ginsenosidivorans, the following proteins share a genomic window:
- a CDS encoding sugar kinase, protein MATVNTNKPQLIAFGELMLRLQCNAGKRFLQSTSYDTYYGGAEANVCVLLSRLGVNADFVTRMPANDIALAALQQLRSHAVGAENIVYGGDKLGIYFTEAGNAMRSSRVIYDRAGSSYATLQPGMIDWKNILKGVQYFHWSGIAAAVSQGAADVCAEALQAAHENGVTISADFNHRSTLWKYGKQPNEIMPGLLQNSEIVVADLDAAFVYYGITTDKQASTQEQFKQCAAALLQKMPRMQSLAMSFRRATGLTHHYSGALMYKGQYYFTDDFQLPFITDQIGSGDAFTAGMLYGIIHSLDPQTIITFATGCGALKQSIAGDWAIITKEEVEQFIQNGTSGRIIR, encoded by the coding sequence ATGGCAACAGTGAATACCAATAAGCCGCAACTTATAGCATTCGGCGAACTGATGCTGAGGCTGCAATGCAACGCCGGCAAGCGTTTCCTGCAATCAACCAGTTATGATACTTATTATGGCGGTGCCGAAGCGAATGTATGTGTGCTGCTCTCACGGCTTGGCGTAAACGCAGATTTTGTAACGCGTATGCCTGCGAACGATATTGCATTGGCTGCGTTGCAACAATTACGTAGTCATGCAGTAGGCGCAGAAAACATTGTGTATGGCGGCGATAAACTTGGCATTTATTTCACAGAAGCAGGGAATGCAATGCGGTCTTCGCGTGTTATATATGATCGTGCCGGCTCATCGTATGCAACCCTGCAACCGGGTATGATCGATTGGAAAAATATTTTAAAAGGCGTTCAATATTTTCATTGGTCCGGTATTGCCGCTGCTGTGTCGCAGGGAGCTGCAGATGTTTGTGCAGAGGCATTACAGGCTGCACATGAAAATGGTGTTACTATTTCTGCTGACTTTAATCATCGCTCTACATTATGGAAATATGGTAAGCAACCAAATGAAATAATGCCCGGTCTTTTACAAAACAGTGAAATAGTTGTGGCCGATCTTGATGCTGCATTTGTTTATTATGGCATTACAACAGATAAGCAGGCAAGCACACAAGAGCAATTCAAACAATGTGCAGCAGCACTGCTGCAGAAAATGCCGCGCATGCAATCATTGGCTATGAGCTTTCGGAGAGCAACAGGCTTAACGCATCATTACTCCGGCGCATTAATGTATAAAGGTCAATATTATTTTACGGATGATTTTCAATTGCCATTTATTACAGATCAGATTGGTAGCGGAGATGCATTTACTGCAGGAATGTTGTATGGCATTATTCATTCTTTAGACCCGCAAACGATCATCACATTTGCAACGGGCTGTGGTGCACTTAAACAAAGCATTGCCGGCGATTGGGCGATCATAACAAAAGAAGAAGTTGAACAGTTTATACAGAACGGAACATCCGGAAGAATCATTCGCTGA